The sequence TGTAATTAAAGGAAGTAATGGTGAAATTTTAAATCAAGTTTCAGATTTTGAGAATGATAGAGAAGTGGAATTGATTTTAAAAGATGGTAAAATAACTAAGAAAATTACTAATTGAGGTGGATTATGCCTAAAAAAATAGAGAAGTATGAAGATATGATGAAGGAATTGCAAGTAATTGTAGATGAATTTGAAACCAAAGAATTGGATCTAGATGAAGCTATGAATAGATACGAGAATG comes from Clostridium sp. TW13 and encodes:
- the xseB gene encoding exodeoxyribonuclease VII small subunit is translated as MPKKIEKYEDMMKELQVIVDEFETKELDLDEAMNRYENGLKLVNKLYKVLNSYEGKIKIINDKYGEVDFEE